The genomic stretch AATGGATCTGTTCGTGGCAGAGACTAGCAGTCTTCTGAAATCGGAGTTGGATCGCAAGCTAGAGAGTTCCATATCATATATATCAAATTTCAGATAATTAGCAATGGCTGCAATCAAGCTAGATTTGCCTGTCCCTGGAGGTCCATACAACAAATATCCTCTTTTCCAGGCCTTGCCAACTCTTCTATAATAATCTCTTCTCATAAGAAATCTGTTTAAATCATCCATCAGTTTTTGCTTGAGTTCAGGATCCATTGCTAGTGTATCAAAAGTTGATGGATGGTGAAGATTGACACTTTCTCCATAACTTCCAAGTGGAGAGAGTGTTATCaccttgttttcttcttttatggcttttgatttttcaagaacaaaTGGCAAATAAGTGTCCAACACCATTTTCTTGTGATTCTTGAGGAAACTAAGTTCAAACCATTTCTGTTCCACTTTTTCTGAAGAGAAGTAGCCATCATCACAATTAGCCTTTTGAGTTTCCACAATTTTCAGCTCCCAAATGAGTTCCACTCCTTCAAATGTGTCAATGATTTTCTCATCTTTGCTGATAGTGActgaaaatttcttttctttctctgcCTTGGAAATTTTGACCCTTTGAACTGAAGGGTACACTATAGTGCCTAAGTATATGTTAGAGGCTTCAAAGACTTCATTTGGAGTGTAACCAGTGCTTTCCTCAATGATGAGTGTCATTTGGGAAGAGAGATTTCCCATCAAGAATCCAACTTTTGACAAGATTTTGTCTTGGAGATTTTTGGGTAAGAGTTGGTTTGTCATGTTCTGAACTTCAGAGACTAAAGTTCTAACTAGAACTGCTAAAGCAGTCAAAGTAGTATATGCTGATAGCACTGATGTTGTTGAAGgcaattttgaaagagaaaacaTGATTACAATATTGAATGTTTGAATTGCTTAAGGCAGTTTGGCAGAGAAGAGACTTATATAGCAGCTATACCACTTGAAAACTTTCAGGTGAAGCTTTTTGAAGATTAGGTTCAGAGGCAAATGACTCAAGGACACAAAAGCTTGTTATAGAAGTAGAGCATGACAAGGTCAGAGATGTAAATGGACAAAgattatcaagcaattcttggaAAGGGTCTTGTCAAAAGAGAAGAATAAAGTGGAAATCAATTTCATGGACTTGTATGACCTGTCTATATTTGCTGACTTACTCATTATATTGTAGTTTTAATCAAGGATTTATCTTATACATACCGATGATGAGGATTAACATgtagtttgctttttcttttttcttttttttgggggggggggggtaatgttatatatatataacatctTCAAACTAATAATACTAATATCTGATTCTTTTTTAAATTAGTTCTTACAAGAATTAATGGGAAAGTGAAAAAAGCAACTCATCGGTGCTTTTTATTAAGGGAAAATATATAAGTTTCACCTTAAACTTGTCCCAAAAATTTAGTTGCACTTAACTTTACAGGCGTAGAGAGTATCTACACTTTCTTGAAAGAGCAGAAAAACAAGTTAAAAATGCATTAAATTTCACAAATATTAAATttaagtttttctttttattttttcttcttcttccctttcttccttttcttcttcttcttccccacaATTAAATACGGAAGGTTTCAGCTTTACGAACCAGCAAGGCAGCAACAAAAATCGACGTTTATCATTTTTCTCCGGACAAAAAGTTTGTTGTTCCGGCGGCATCTTTGATGCTCTATTTTGACAGAAAATGTGAAGAGATGGaacaggaaagaaaaaaaaaaaaaaaagcatttgGGTTTTGCCGGAAAAAGTTTCCGCTAAAAGACTGCCAAACTAATGTTTTTCTGGTAAATTATTTTCACATAAATTCATTtacgaaaaattaaaatttaagatGTAGAGAGGAAATTTGACCATGGATATCACTATACAGAGGAGATCTGTTGATTGTGTATGTATGTGTTTCATGAAGGTCAAATCAATTTAAAGAGATGGAAAATGGTGAGACGTTGGAGATTAAGAACATGAAGT from Nicotiana sylvestris chromosome 12, ASM39365v2, whole genome shotgun sequence encodes the following:
- the LOC104213992 gene encoding AAA-ATPase At3g50940-like; this encodes MFSLSKLPSTTSVLSAYTTLTALAVLVRTLVSEVQNMTNQLLPKNLQDKILSKVGFLMGNLSSQMTLIIEESTGYTPNEVFEASNIYLGTIVYPSVQRVKISKAEKEKKFSVTISKDEKIIDTFEGVELIWELKIVETQKANCDDGYFSSEKVEQKWFELSFLKNHKKMVLDTYLPFVLEKSKAIKEENKVITLSPLGSYGESVNLHHPSTFDTLAMDPELKQKLMDDLNRFLMRRDYYRRVGKAWKRGYLLYGPPGTGKSSLIAAIANYLKFDIYDMELSSLRSNSDFRRLLVSATNRSILVIEDIDCTIELENRDGGAHQSESQVTLSGLLNFIDGLWSSCGDERIIVFTTNFKERLDPALLRPGRMDMHIHMSYCTPSGFKILASNYLGLKNHCKFREIEQLITELNVTPAEIAEELMISDEADIALDGLIKFLNKKKQVVQNAVDEKENEIEEINKQVETKEIKKRKGNSRRGGRARHKIF